In the genome of Candidatus Eisenbacteria bacterium, the window TCCAGGAGACCCTCGAGCTGGGCAAGGAGCCACTCGAGCGCCTGAGCCGCCACGCCGGCGTCGATCCGCGGCGGCGCGGTGAAACGCTCACGCTCGAGGAGTTCGCCAAACTCGCGCGCCTCGCGGGCGATCACATCGCGGCGATCGATGGGAAACGGCGCGGCGAACACTGAGTCCGCCGCCGCGCCCATAGGTCACCGCGCTTACGGCCGGCTCACCGCTCCCGCCGGCTCGACGAACTTGTAGCCGACCTTGTGCACCGCGACGATGAACGGCTGCTCGAACCCGGCTCCGAGCTTGGAACGCAGGTTGGAGACGTGCGTGTCCACGGTGCGCGTGGTGACGCCGAGGTCTTCGTCGACGCCCCAGATCTCCTCGAGCAACTCTTCGCGTGAGACGGTGCGGCCGCGGTGCTCGATCAGATACTTGAGCAGCTCGAATTCCTTGTACGAGAGCGCGACGGCCTTGTCGGTCTTCAACACTTCTCGCGGCTCGAAGCGGACTTCGACGTCGCCGAACGTGTAGGTGGTCATCACCGCGCGTGCCGACGAAGCCCCGTGCGCGACCAGGCGCTTCGCGCGCGCGAGCAGTTCCTTCACGCTGAACGGCTTGGTGAGGTAGTCGTCCGCGCCCAGCTCGAACCCCTTGAGCACGTCGGCCTCGAAGTTGCGGGCCGTGATCACCAGCACCGGCATCGAGCGGTGACGCTGGCGCAGCTCCTTGAGCACCGTGTAGCCGTCCTTCTCGGGCAGCATGATGTCGAGCACGACGAGATCGGGCTCCTGCTTGAGCGCCAGCTTGAGGCCTTCGTGCCCGTTGCGCGCGGTGAGCACTTCGTAGCCTTCGAATTTGAAGTTGTGCTCGAGCCCTTCGAGCAAGCCTTCTTCATCTTCGACGATCAGGACCTTCGCCATTGGAAATCCTCACTCGGGCCGTGCCCGGTCAGGGAATCACGAGCCCGTTCGGGCCTGCGCTTCGGGTTGGGGCGCCGATTCGGCCGCCCGCGGTAGCCACAGGGTAAACGTACTGCCGCCATTCAGCACACTGCGGACTTCGACGCGTCCGCCATGGGCTTTCATGATCTGATAAACGAGGGAAAGGCCGAGCCCGGCCCCCTTGACGTCGTGAACCAGGCCGTCCTCGAGCCGCACGAACTTCTCGAAGATCTTCTTCTGGTCGCGCGGGGCGATCCCGATGCCGCGATCGCTCACCGACACCGTCACGAAGCCTTCGTGGGCGGCGGACGCGATCCGGATCTCCTTGCGCTCGCGCGAGTACTTGACCGCGTTGTCGAGCAGATTGAGCAGACATTGCGCGATCGCCAGGCCGTCCCCGCGCACCGGCGGCAGCGTCTCCGGCAGTTCGAGCGTCAGCTGGAAGCCCTGGTCCTCGATCCGCAACCGGAAACTGTCGACGGTTTCGCGCACCGCCTCAATCACGTCAACGTTCGTGAACCGGAACGCCCGCTGCCCGGCTTCGAGGCGCGCGAAGTCGAGGATGTTCTCGACCAGATTGTTGAGCCGCACCGCCTCACGTCCGATGCGCCGCAAAAACTTGTCGCGTTCTTCCGGCGTGTTGATGCGACCCATCTCGAGCGTCTCGACCGCGAGCCGGATCAGAGCGATCGGCGTCTTCAGTTCATGAGAGACGTTCGAGAGAAAGCTCGACTTGATGCGCGCCAGCTCGATCTGTCGCACCGTGTAGCGAAGCGCAAAGTAGGTGGCGATCAACAGCACGAACGCCATCACCAGGATGAATGCGAGGTTGAGCGCGATCAGCCGCTTGGTGCCCGCGATCGGGGCGTTGACGCTCGCCGCGGCGCGCACGCGGAAGCCCTCGAACGGGCCCTCCATCTCGACATCGGTGGCGTGCGGATTGGGCCCCGGCGGTCGCACCTCGGCGACCGTCGCTCCGTTCGGCGCGATCACCCGGATGCTGACCTGGCGGCGCGACTCGATGCCACCGTACATGCGCTCGTCGTTGACGATGCGCTCTTCGACCACCGACTGCAGATGCGAAGCGAGGAAGCGATCGGGAGCGACCCACCAGCCGCCGGCCGCACTGACCTGGCCTTCCGCATTGCGCAGCATCAGGCCCGCGAAGCGCCGGCCGCGAGCGTCTTCGGCGCCCGAGCGGTAGATCAGCGGGGTCGATTCGACCAGCAGCAGGAAATAATCCGCGATCTGGTCGAGCGATACGTATTCCGCGGTGATGCTGGCGGAATCACTCGGACCCATCGCCTCGCGGATCGCGAGCGGATTGCCACCGAGGCGCGCGACGTTCTCGGCCGGGCCGATCCGGTCGCGCAGGTCCGAAAGCAGCTCGCGCTCCAGCCCTTCGACGGTCTGGCGCGCCATGTACAGGTTGTAGCGATCGGTCTGCGCATCGAGCGCTCGCGAGACCCGCAACGTCATGAGCGCGCCGACTGCGGCCAGCACCAGCGCCGGCAGGGTGACGCCGAGGCCGATCAGGATGAGAACGCGGCGCGAGAATCGGGAGGCGAACATGGTCGGCGAGCCTAATGCCGGGTCGGGGGCGCGGCAACGCCGCGGCGTGCCGGCACCAATGCGAAAGGCCGGCCCCGTATCGGAGCCGGCCTTTCGCGGACGGACGCGCTCAGCTCTTGACCTGAGCGGCGGTCCGAGTGCCCTCGGCCATGGTGCGGATCTTCTTGACCAGCACCGGATCGCTCGAGGTCATGAGCACCAGCGTGCCGCCTTCGATGTTCACGACTTCGCGCGACAGCTTGCCGCTCGCCATCGCACCACGCAGCACCTTGCACTCGTCGCACAGCTTGGCCTTGTCGCCGGCCGAGACGAGCTTGCCCAGCCGCTCGCTGCGACGCTGCATGTTCGCCTGCAGCGCGTTCACTCCGCCCGGGCCGTTCGCCGTGTAGACGAACATCACGCCGTTCTTGAGCGCCACCGCCTGCACCGCCGAGGTCGCGTCATTGCCACCCGGTCCGCACAACGCCAGGTCTTCGCACGCGTCGCAATCGTGAGACGCCATCGCGCCCTTGCTCATGCTGCAGCTGCCGCCGGCGGCCATCTTGCCCTTGGCCGAGGCGGTCGACATCTTGGTTCCGCCCGCGCAGCAGGCACCACCGTCGGCGGATGCGGTGCTCGCGGTCGTGATCGTGGCGCCCTGATGCGCGGCGCACGAGGCCGACTTGGCGCTCGCGCTCGCGGCGGTGGCCGTCGTCTTGTTCTTGTCGCACGCCTGGGAGTTGGTGGACGAGCTGCTACAGATCGCGGCGAGGACGAGCGCTGCCATCACGGGTCGCAAGTTCATCACTGCTCACCTCCGAACTTCGAGTCAGTACCGCGCGTCCCGGGGTGGGGCGCCGCAAGGAGAACATCGGCCGAACCAGGTGCAAGGCTGTCACCGCCCTCGAAAGCTTATGTCAGCCGGCTGCAAAAAGGCGACCCGTGATTGCGTCGGGACCGGGACCGGGCGATCCGCAACGGGCGCGTCCCGGCCCATTCGAGCACGGCATTGACGCTCGCGAGGCCCCCTCTTAAGGTGCCCGCGCCCCATGGCCCGCTCTCGTCGTAAGCGCCTTCCCGTCCTGCCGATGCTCGGAATCCTCGTGCTCGGCGCCCTCGTCACCTTCGCGGGCGGCGAGCTGCTTCAGATGGCGCGTTCCGACACCGGTCAGGTGCGCATGGCCAGGACCCTCGGGATCGCCGACGGACCGCGATTGACCGCCGTGATCGGCCGTCAGGTCCGCCATGCGCTCGACGAATCCGGCATGCCGGCCGAGAGCCTTGTCGTCAGCGTCGTGGAGGACGGACCCGCCGCGGTTCGATGGCGCGTGGGTCTGCGCTCGGACGCCTCGCTGCTGCAACTCAACTACGCCATCACCCGCACCCTCGAGCAGGCGGGCGCCTCGGTGTTGAGCGGCCGCGAGGGCGTCACGAGTCGTGGTGCGACCTATGTGACGCTGCTGGCCGGGATCCCCGGCCGGCCGACGCACGAGCTGGTGCTCGCGCGACCGCCGCGCGAGGAGGAGCCCGAGGAGCGGCCAAACGCGCGACTCGCACTGGTGCTCTATGGCTTCGGTGACGAAACGGTGCTGGCCGAATCGCTCATGGTGCTGCCGGCGCCGTTCGCGGTCGCGATCGTGCCGGGCGCTCGGGGCAGTGCTGCGATGTTCGGCGCCGCGCATCACGCCTCGCGGGAGGTGGTGCTGCAACTGCCGCTCGAGCCCGTGAATTATCCGCAGGTCAATCCCGGCCCCGGCACGCTGCTCGTGACCATGCGGCCCGCGCGCGTCCAGAGCGGGGTGCGGCACTACATCGATCAGGCGCGGCCGGTGGCGGCGGTCGCCAATCACATGGGATCACTCGCGACCCAGGACATGACCCTCATGACGGCGGTCTATGACGAGCTGCGCGACCGCCGGTTGCCGTTCCTGCACGTGATGCCCGCCGCAGGTGCGGTGTGCCGCTCGCTCGCCTCCGAGATGGGGGTGGTGTACGACGAGCCCGACGAAACGCTCGACTACGAGCCACGCGCCGCGGACACCAGGGCACTCGACAAGCGCTGGAAGCAGGTGCTCGAAGAGGCGCGCCGCCGCGGCCGCATGATGGTGTGGGTGCGCGCAACGCCGACCACTGCCCGTTGGTTGCGCCGCGCGTCACTCCCGAAGCAGCTCGAGGGCGTCGACCTGGTGCCGCTCACGAGCGTGCTCCGCAAGCCCTCGCCCGCCTGAGGTGCTGCGCGCGCCGTCGCGCTGCGGTCCCATCACGCGCCACGCATCGCGACCCGCCCGCGCCCCGTGCTAAGGTGGGCGCCATGCGGCTAGGACAGGATGTCCTCACCGATTTGGATCAAGCGCTCGCTCAGGAGTGGCTGCTCGCCGACGGAGTCGGCGGCTGCGCCCTCGGTACTGCGGCGGGCGCTCGCGCACGCCCTGAGCACGCGCTCCTGATCGCATCGGATCATGCCGGGCACGCCGCAGTCGCGCTGCTGGCGCTCGATGCGCGCGTCACGCACGACGGCGAAACGCTCGACCTGGCCACCCATCGCCTGGTCGGAGACGCCTCGGCGCCCGCCGGATATCGCCACCTGGAGAGCTTCACTGCCGATCCGTGGCCACGCGCTACGTTCCGCTCCGGAGCGATCGCGGTCCAACAGGCGTACTTCATGTTGAGCGGGCACTCGGCGGTGGTTGCGAGCTGGCTCAACACCGGTTCTCGCCCGATCCGCATCAGCGTGGCGCCGCTGCTGGTCGCGCGCGGTCCGTCGATCGTGCACCGCGAGGACCCTGCCCTGATCGGAGTGGTCAAGGGCCAGCCCGGCCGCGTCACGCTTCAGTCGCGCGAAGGCTTCCCGACGCTCACGCTGTGGCACAGCGGCACCTTTCTGCCGGCGCGCGTGTGGCAGCGCGGGCACGTCCTCGAGACCGATGAATCGTTCGAGGACGCGTTCGCGGCAGCACCCGACGCGACGTCTCGCGCGACACGCGCGGGTGCAGGAGCGCGCGGAGCGAACGGCGCGCGATCCGCCCGCCGCATCGGCACCGTGACGCGTGCCGCCGTGCGAGTTCCGAATCCGTCTCAGGCCGGACACGATCCCGCTGCCGGCGAGGATGCGCTCGCAGCCGGCTACATCGAGGCGACGCTCGCGCCCGGGCAGTGGCTTCACGTGGTGGCGGCGGTCGAGCCCGACCTGTTCAAGACCCTCGCGCACGAAAGCCGCCTCGGCACCCCGCCGCCGTCGACGCTGGCGGGCTGCGTCGAACGCCTCGAACGCCACGAGCGCGAACATCTGAGCCTGACGCGCAACGCCGCCGTCGCGGGCGCCGATTTCACCGCGCGACAGGCCGCCGCCGCACAAGGCGGTGACGGCATGGCTCAGTCGCGACGCTCGGAGCCGCTGGTCGACCATGAAGATCCGTGGATCACTCGTTTCGCAACCGCACTCGAGCTGGCGCTGGTGAGCCGCGGCTCACGACTCACGCTCGTGACGCTGCCGGACGGCGAGGAGCATGGCGTCACGGCACTCCGGGCGCTTCCCGGGCTGTTGTCGCTGCGCGCCTTCGAGCCGGTCGCGGCGGTGCTGCGCGGATACGCCGAGTATGTCGACGAAGGCTACGTGCCCGAATCCTTCGACGCCGCGGGCTCGCCGCGCTACGGCGACCCGCGCGCCTCGCTGTGGCTGATTCACGCCGCCGAACGCTACGCACGCCGCAGCGGCGAGATTGATCTGGTGCGCGACACGCTCTACCCGGCGCTCGAGAGCATCATGCAGTACTTCCGCGCCGGAACGCGCGGTGGACTGCGCGTGGACTCCGAGGGCCTGCTGTCACTCGATGCCGGCGACGGTCCGACGCGTTTCGCCGATCTCAACGCGCTCTGGTACCACGCGCTGGTCGCGATGGCGCAGCTCGCGCGGCTGGTGGGGCGCCGCGAGAACGGTGCGTTCTACCTGGCATGGGCGCGCGAGCATCAGCAGCGTTTCGTCGAGCGTTTCTGGGACGCCTCGCGCGGGCAGCTCGCCTATGCGATCACGAACGAACGGGCGCTCTGGGAGCTGCATCCCGAACTGGTGCTGGCCGCCAGCCTGCCGCCCACCCTGCTGGCGCCAGAACAGGCCCGCACGCTGGTCGAGACGATCGAGCGCGAGCTGATGACACCGCTCGGGTTGCGCGAAGCCCCGGGCAGTCGCCGGGTGCGCCCCGAATGGGTCGGCTCGTTCGCCAGCGCGTGGCTGCGAGCGCACGGGCGCAGCGCCGAAGCGCAAACGCGCGTGCGTGGCTGGCTCGATGCGCTCGGCGAACACACGGGCCTGAGCGGCCATCTGCCCGAGCTGTTCGTGTTGCCTCGCTCGACGCCCGTGCACCGCGAGGGCGGCGCATCGAATGCGGCGCCGATGCGGCCGCGCCGGGCGGGAGCCGCGGCGGCACCCGTCGCGGTCGCCGAGTGCGTGCGAGTCCGCATCGAGGAGCTGGATCGCGCCGAGAGCGCGGTCGCGGTGGGCTAGCCGAGATCCCGTCCGATCCCGGACGCCTGTATCCCACTTGCGACACCTGTCACCGGGCACCGTGACAGTGGCGGCGCGCCCCGGACCGAGAATTCATGGGATTTAGCACTATTCCCCGGCCTCGCCATCTCGGCACGCGATCTGCAGTGTGATTCAGCGGTCGCGCCGTGGCTGTGCAATTGAGGCGATCGGTCCCTCCGTAACTCGAGCGGGAATGCACCTCCCCCGCGGGCGTAGGAAGGGACATCATGAGAATCGCATCCTCGAGCACCGCACCGCGTCCGGATGAGCATGGGGCGGAGCGGCGGGAACGCCGCTCCGAACATCCGGAGCCATCGAGCCACCCGATCGAATGTCGTCGCGATGGGTTCCCTGCGACGGCACGCGCCGTTCCGCACGAGTTCGGCTTCGTGCGGGCGGCGCTTCTTCTGGTGGTCGAGCGCCTTCGTTCCGGCGGCCGCGCATTCGCCGCCGATGCCCGTCACGGGCAGATCGCGGTCCTCGCGAGCCTGCTGGTGTTCGGCCGTTTCGCTCTCGACTTCGACATCTCCCTCGCGCAGATCGCGTTCACGCTCGGCGGAGCTCTCGCGTTCCAGTGGGCCGCGACGCGGCTGTGGCGGCTGCCGTCGTTCGAGCCGCGCAGCGCTCTCATCTCGGGACTCTCGCTGTGCCTGCTGCTGCGCACCGACGCGCCATGGCTGGCACTCGCGGCCGCGGCGATCGCGGTGTTCAGCAAGTTCTTGATCCGGGTTCGCGGCAAGCACCTGTTCAATCCCACCAACCTCGCACTGGTCGCCATGGTGCTCGTCACCGGCGGCTCGTGGGCGCGTCCCGGTGCGGTGTGGATCTCGCCCGGACAATGGGGCAGCACCACCGTGTTCGCGGCGGTGCTGGGTTGCGCCGGAATCACGGTGGCGCATCGCGCGGCTCGCAGCGACGTCGCGTTCGCGTTTCTCGCCGGGTGGCTCTGCGTCCTGTTCGGCCGCGCGGCGTGGCTCGGCCAGCCGTGGAGTGTGCCGGTGCATCAACTCGAGAGTGGCGCGCTGGTGCTGTTCACGTTCTTCATGATCTCGGACCCCCGCACCACGCCCGATGCACGCCCGATGCGCATCGCCTTCGGGCTCGCAGCCGCGCTGCTCGCCGGCGTGATCCAGTTCGTGTTGTTCCGCGCGAGCGGCCCGGTGTGGGCGCTCGCGCTGCTGTCACCCGCCGTTCCACTCCTCGACCGCCTGGTTCCGGCCACGCGCTTCGAGTGGACGGCGTCCTTCGCCAGGACGCGCTCCTCACACCTAGGACCTCTCCATGAAACGCCTGCTCCCGCTGGCTCCACTGCTCACGATCGCGCTCTCGCTCTCGCTCGCACCCACGGCCGCCCATAGCTTCTGCGGCTTCTACGTCGCGAGCGGGAACGCCAAGCTCTTCAATCGCGCCTCGCAGGTCGTACTGGTGCGCGACGGTGATCGCACCGTGATGACGCTCTCCAACGACTACCAGGGCGAGCCCAAGCAGTTCGCCATGGTGATCCCGGTGCCCACCGTGCTTCAGAAGGGACAGATCCACGTCGGCGACGGAGCGATCATCGAGCACCTCGACGCGTTCACGGCGCCGCGACTGGTCGAGTACTTCGATCCGCCACCGTGCGCGGTGGCGCAGGACGCGACGCGAGAGGTTGGCGCGCTCAAGTCCGCTCGCGCGAGGCCGAGCGTCACGCAGTTCGCCGAGAGCATCTCGCTTGGCGTCACGATCGAAGCGAGCTACACGATCGGCGAGTACGACATCCTGATTCTGTCCGCCACCGAGAGCGCCGGGCTCGAGCGCTGGCTCACCGCGAATCACTACAACGTGCCGCAGGGGGCTTCGCGGGTGCTGAACATCTACATCAAGCAGAACCTCAAGTTCTTCGTCGCCAAGGTGAACCTGAAGGAGCAGCAGAAGCTCGGCTTCCAGAAACTGCGCCCCATCCAGATCGCCTACGAGTCGCCCAGGTTCATGCTGCCGATCCGTCTCGGCATGGTGAATGCCGACGGCGCGCAGGAGCTGTTCGTCTATGCGCTCACGCGCACCGGCCGCGTCGAGCCGGTCAACTATCGCAGCGTGAAGCTGCCGACCGATCACGACGTCCCCGAATACGTGAAGACCGACTTCGCGCGCTTCTGTCGAGCGCTGTTCACCGAACAGGTGCGCAAGGAACACATGGGCGTGGTGTTCACCGAGTACATGTGGAACATGAGCGGGTGTGACCCGTGCGCGGCCGCGCCTCTGTCGGCCGACGAACTGCGCAAGCTCGGAGTGTGGTGGGTGGCCGACGGTTCGCGCCGTGCCGGGAGCGGCGACCCGAGCGTGTTCGTCACGCGGCTCCACGCGCGCTACGACAAGGCGAGCTTCCCGGAGGACCTCGCGCTGCAGGCGACCTCCGACCAGACCCACTTCCAGGGGCGCTACGTGATCCATCACCCGTACAAAGGCGACGAGGAGTGCGAGCAGCTCGTGGCCTACCGCGCTCAGTTGCGCGAGAGGCGACGCAGGGAAGCCGAGAACCTCGCGACCCTCACGGGCTGGCACCTGGACGAGATTCGCACTGCGATGGCGGTCGACGGTGAGTGGAGCGCGCCGGAGGACCGCATGAAGTGGTGGGACCGGCTGTGGAAGGACTGAGCCCGAGCGCCCGCGTGTAAAAGTCGAGCGCCTTGTCCGGGTCGTCCACCCTCACACGGGCGAGCTCCAGCTTCGTGGGATTCCTCGAGGCTCAGGGCCGAAACCACGCGAGCACGATCTCGAACAGGATCAGCAACACGATGATCACTTCGAGCGCCTCACTGCGCCGCGCCTGCGACTCGGCGTTCAGCATGGTGTAGGCGTCGCGCACGATCGAAAGTTTGTGGTCCACGCCGCTGC includes:
- a CDS encoding HAMP domain-containing histidine kinase; the encoded protein is MFASRFSRRVLILIGLGVTLPALVLAAVGALMTLRVSRALDAQTDRYNLYMARQTVEGLERELLSDLRDRIGPAENVARLGGNPLAIREAMGPSDSASITAEYVSLDQIADYFLLLVESTPLIYRSGAEDARGRRFAGLMLRNAEGQVSAAGGWWVAPDRFLASHLQSVVEERIVNDERMYGGIESRRQVSIRVIAPNGATVAEVRPPGPNPHATDVEMEGPFEGFRVRAAASVNAPIAGTKRLIALNLAFILVMAFVLLIATYFALRYTVRQIELARIKSSFLSNVSHELKTPIALIRLAVETLEMGRINTPEERDKFLRRIGREAVRLNNLVENILDFARLEAGQRAFRFTNVDVIEAVRETVDSFRLRIEDQGFQLTLELPETLPPVRGDGLAIAQCLLNLLDNAVKYSRERKEIRIASAAHEGFVTVSVSDRGIGIAPRDQKKIFEKFVRLEDGLVHDVKGAGLGLSLVYQIMKAHGGRVEVRSVLNGGSTFTLWLPRAAESAPQPEAQARTGS
- a CDS encoding DUF2330 domain-containing protein yields the protein MKRLLPLAPLLTIALSLSLAPTAAHSFCGFYVASGNAKLFNRASQVVLVRDGDRTVMTLSNDYQGEPKQFAMVIPVPTVLQKGQIHVGDGAIIEHLDAFTAPRLVEYFDPPPCAVAQDATREVGALKSARARPSVTQFAESISLGVTIEASYTIGEYDILILSATESAGLERWLTANHYNVPQGASRVLNIYIKQNLKFFVAKVNLKEQQKLGFQKLRPIQIAYESPRFMLPIRLGMVNADGAQELFVYALTRTGRVEPVNYRSVKLPTDHDVPEYVKTDFARFCRALFTEQVRKEHMGVVFTEYMWNMSGCDPCAAAPLSADELRKLGVWWVADGSRRAGSGDPSVFVTRLHARYDKASFPEDLALQATSDQTHFQGRYVIHHPYKGDEECEQLVAYRAQLRERRRREAENLATLTGWHLDEIRTAMAVDGEWSAPEDRMKWWDRLWKD
- a CDS encoding response regulator transcription factor, coding for MAKVLIVEDEEGLLEGLEHNFKFEGYEVLTARNGHEGLKLALKQEPDLVVLDIMLPEKDGYTVLKELRQRHRSMPVLVITARNFEADVLKGFELGADDYLTKPFSVKELLARAKRLVAHGASSARAVMTTYTFGDVEVRFEPREVLKTDKAVALSYKEFELLKYLIEHRGRTVSREELLEEIWGVDEDLGVTTRTVDTHVSNLRSKLGAGFEQPFIVAVHKVGYKFVEPAGAVSRP
- a CDS encoding divergent polysaccharide deacetylase family protein — translated: MARSRRKRLPVLPMLGILVLGALVTFAGGELLQMARSDTGQVRMARTLGIADGPRLTAVIGRQVRHALDESGMPAESLVVSVVEDGPAAVRWRVGLRSDASLLQLNYAITRTLEQAGASVLSGREGVTSRGATYVTLLAGIPGRPTHELVLARPPREEEPEERPNARLALVLYGFGDETVLAESLMVLPAPFAVAIVPGARGSAAMFGAAHHASREVVLQLPLEPVNYPQVNPGPGTLLVTMRPARVQSGVRHYIDQARPVAAVANHMGSLATQDMTLMTAVYDELRDRRLPFLHVMPAAGAVCRSLASEMGVVYDEPDETLDYEPRAADTRALDKRWKQVLEEARRRGRMMVWVRATPTTARWLRRASLPKQLEGVDLVPLTSVLRKPSPA